The following proteins are encoded in a genomic region of Dasypus novemcinctus isolate mDasNov1 chromosome 3, mDasNov1.1.hap2, whole genome shotgun sequence:
- the UBR7 gene encoding putative E3 ubiquitin-protein ligase UBR7, producing the protein MAGAEEPTGRQSELEPVVSLVDVLEEDEELENEACAVLGGSDSEKCSYSQGSVKRQALYACSTCTPDGEEPAGICLACSYECHGSHKLFELYTKRNFRCDCGNGKFKNLECKLFPDKAKVNSGNKYNDNFFGLYCICKRPYPDPEDEIPDEMIQCVVCEDWFHGRHLGAIPPESGDFQEMVCQACMERCSFLWTYAAQLAVTKISAEDDGLVLNVDGIGDQEVIKTENGDHQDSILKEDVPENGKDALKEVKAEQTNEPCTSSSSESDLQIALKNQSLNTESQSGCKLQALKAKQFIKRDTATYWPLNWRSKLCTCKDCMKMYGDLDVLFLTDEYDTVLAYENKGKIDQGTDRRDPLMDTLNSMNRVQQVELICEYNDLKTELKDYLKRFADEGTVVKREDIQQFFEEFQSKKRRRVDGMQYYCS; encoded by the exons ATGGCGGGAGCTGAGGAGCCCACCGGGCGGCAGTCGGAGCTGGAGCCCGTGGTATCGTTGGTTGACGTACTTGAGGAGGACGAGGAGCTGGAGAATGAGGCGTGCGCTGTCCTGGGCGGCAGCGACTCGGAGAAGTGCTCCTATTCGCAG GGCTCAGTAAAGAGACAAGCACTATATGCTTGTAGTACCTGCACCCCAGACGGAGAAGAACCAGCTGGAATTtgccttgcttgcagttatgAATGTCATGGGAGTCACAAGCTGTTTGAGCTATATACAAAAAG AAATTTTCGTTGCGATTGTGGAAAcggcaaatttaaaaatttggaatgcAAATTATTTCCT GATAAAGCAAAGGTAAATTCAGGCAATAAATATAATGACAACTTTTTTGGATTGTACTGCATTTGCAAGAGACCTTATCCTGATCCTGAAGATGAG ATTCCAGATGAGATGATCCAGTGTGTTGTCTGTGAAGACTGGTTCCATGGAAGA CATCTTGGTGCCATTCCCCCTGAGAGTGGAGATTTCCAAGAGATGGTGTGCCAGGCTTGTATGGAACGCTGCTCTTTCTTATGGACTTATGCTGCACAATTGGCAG TGACCAAAATATCTGCTGAGGATGATGGGTTGGTCCTGAATGTTGATGGAATAGGTGATCAGGAAGTTATCAAAACTGAAAATGGAGATCATCAAGATAGTATCCTCAAAGAGGATGTCccagaaaatggaaaagatgCCCTCAAGGAAGTTAAAGCAGAGCAGACTAATGAACCATGTACCAGCTCTAGTTCTGAATCTGATCTTCAG ATAGCACTTAAGAATCAAAGTCTCAACACAGAATCACAATCAGGCTGCAAACTTCAGGCACTTAAAGCTAAGCAATTTATTAAGAGAGACACTGCCACCTATTGGCCCCTGAACTGGCGTAGCAAGTTATGTACGTGCAAAGATTGTATG aAAATGTATGGAGATCTAGATGTCCTGTTCCTGACAGATGAATATGACACAGTTCTGGCTTATGAAAACAAAGGCAAGATTGACCAGGGAACTGATAGGAGAGACCCTTTAATGGATACCCTTAACAGCATGAATAGAGTGCAGCAAGTGGAACTTATCTGTG AATATAATGACTTGAAGACTGAACTTAAAGACTATCTCAAGAGATTTGCTGATGAAGGAACG
- the GON7 gene encoding EKC/KEOPS complex subunit GON7 — protein sequence MELLGEYVGPAGQLQRLRVSCVAPADADRFQGLLSGVSLMRERVAELFGQLGQRKAQDSVPAGQDEVLDGDDEDEEEDNNIDNRTISDGPSAKRPKPPS from the exons ATGGAGCTGCTGGGGGAGTATGTCGGGCCGGCCGGGCAGCTGCAGCGGCTCCGGGTGTCCTGTGTGGCCCCGGCCGACGCAGACCGTTTTCAGGGCCTCTTGTCGGGCGTGTCCCTAATGAGGGAGCGGGTGGCCGAGCTGTTTGGCCAACTAGGACAGCGGAAAGCGCAGGACAGCGTCCCGGCGGGTCAAGACGAGGTCTTGGATG gtgatgatgaagatgaagaaGAGGATAATAACATTGATAACAGAACTATCTCAGATGGACCATCTGCAAAACGGCCAAAACCTCCGTCTTAA